TTGTAATTTAGCCACTGGTTATTGGTCATTGGTTATTTATGCATAGCTCCAGTTGCCGAATGCTTATCTACTGCACAACAACAAACAAACGACGAATGACGAATGATGAATGATGAATGATGAATGACGAATGATGAATGACGAATGATGAATGACAAGTGGCGAAGGACAAAGTACACAAAATGAGGCGATTTCACCATGACAGTTATACAGATGCAGAAGAACAATTTTTTAGTTGAAGTACGGGAGTTTTTTAAGTTGGCGGTTCCCCTTGCCAGTGCCCAGGTTGCTCAATCTGCAACAGGTTTTGCTGATACGGTGATGATGGGAAGAATGGGAGCCGATGTGTTAGCGGCGGGAGGACTGGCAGCTATTACATTTCTCTGTATCATGATGACTGCGAGTGGCGTTGCCATGGGAGTCAGTCCACTGATTGCTGAAGCATTTGGGGCAGGGCAAAAGACGCGAGTTGAGCAGATTGCTCGTCAGGGATTGTGGTTGTCGGTATTGGTAGCGATTCCAACGATGCTGTTCACCGGACATTTAGATATCCTATTGAGCCGCATAGGACAAACTGAAACCACGGTTCAGCTTGCGAACACCTACCTGGATATTATGCTGTGGGGGCTGTTTCCAGTGGTTGGCTTTGCAGCACTGCGGGCAACCGTTTCGGCCCTATCTCAAGCGCGTCCAATCATGCTCATTGTCATCTCAGGAACCGCTTTCAATATTGTTTGGAATTACATTCTTGGCTTTGGTAAATTTGGCTTCCCTAAGATGGGAATTGCAGGATTAGCGTTAGCCAGCGTAATTACGCTATGGGGAATGTTTCTAGCTTTAGCGGTGTATATTCTCACTAACAAGAACTTAAAACACTATCGCATTTTTCAGGAACTGCACCGGATCAGACCCGGCATTTTGAAGGAATTAATCTGGATCGGTGTGCCGATCGGATTGTTTTCTGGTCTTGAAGCTGGATTTTTTATGGTGATTACGTTCGGTATGGGACTGTTAGGCACTGAAGTGTTAGCTGCTCATCAGATTGTGCTGCAAACGATTACGGTTGTGTTCATGGTTCCTTTAGGGATCTCTTATGCCACAACCGTCCGAGTCGGGCAGTGGTTGGGACGACGCGATCGCACAGGTATTCAACAAGCCGCATTGGTCAGCATGAGCGTCACTACAATCTTTATGATCGGTGTGTCGAGTACATTTCTCTTCTTTCCCAAATTCATTATTAGTCTTTACATCGACACTACTAATCCGGTAAATGCAAATATTGTTGCAATCGCACTTCCGCTATTAATTATCGCGGCGATCGCTCAAGTTCTCGATGGCTTTCAAAAAGCAGTTTATGGATCTCTCCAGGGATTGCAAGATACTCAAATTCCAATGTTGCTGAATGTGTTGGGATATTGGGGAATTGGTCTGTCAGTAGGCTATGTGTTGGGCTTTCAGTTGCAGATGGGAGGTGTCGGCTTGTGGATTGGGCAATCGGTGGCGATCGCTGTTGTTGCAGGGCTGTTTATCTGGCGATTTTGGCGATTGATTAAACATCAAAAGCTTGCCCAGAAAACTTGAGATTCCTGGCAAGGCGTCATAGGACGTTTCTGACGAGAGGGTAAGCCTGTGCCCTGGTTTGGGGAGCTTGATTAACCGACTCCTTCAGTATCCAGAAGATGATTCAAGTTTGCCAATACTCGAAGTGGATTTTTACCCCGCAAAGGAGCCGCAATAACAGCTTCATAAGGATTTCTGCCCGTCTGTCGAACTGCCTGAATCGCTGCCTGCTGAGACAAACCTCGTCCCAATACCAGCCATGCAGCCAGAATCTGCCCCGTTCGTCCAATCCCGCCCGAACAGTGAACGACTGTTTTACGCTGACATTGATCTGATGTG
The nucleotide sequence above comes from Oscillatoria sp. FACHB-1407. Encoded proteins:
- a CDS encoding MATE family efflux transporter → MTVIQMQKNNFLVEVREFFKLAVPLASAQVAQSATGFADTVMMGRMGADVLAAGGLAAITFLCIMMTASGVAMGVSPLIAEAFGAGQKTRVEQIARQGLWLSVLVAIPTMLFTGHLDILLSRIGQTETTVQLANTYLDIMLWGLFPVVGFAALRATVSALSQARPIMLIVISGTAFNIVWNYILGFGKFGFPKMGIAGLALASVITLWGMFLALAVYILTNKNLKHYRIFQELHRIRPGILKELIWIGVPIGLFSGLEAGFFMVITFGMGLLGTEVLAAHQIVLQTITVVFMVPLGISYATTVRVGQWLGRRDRTGIQQAALVSMSVTTIFMIGVSSTFLFFPKFIISLYIDTTNPVNANIVAIALPLLIIAAIAQVLDGFQKAVYGSLQGLQDTQIPMLLNVLGYWGIGLSVGYVLGFQLQMGGVGLWIGQSVAIAVVAGLFIWRFWRLIKHQKLAQKT